In a single window of the Streptomyces sp. NBC_00353 genome:
- a CDS encoding MFS transporter produces the protein MTVDDTRTEPQSRVGGGWISGLVLANLGLYMAFLTPIQVLLAEQIDDLTTSGKEVALGWATGVGALVAVVANPVAGALSDRTGGRFGRRHPWIVGGALVGAVGLVVTAAQTTVVGVALGWCLAQLGLNAMLAGTNAVVPDQVPVRQRAAVSGFIGIPQTLGLVLGVLLVSVVVTGIASGYLMLAGLVVLCAVPFVLLTRDPAVPGIPGPAVRLRDFWVSPRLHPDFGWAWLTRFLVQLGNAIGTLYLLYFLKDAVHYPDPDMGVLYLTLLYTGGVVLTAVAGGIVSDRLGKRKMMVSFCSMVMAVGSLLLTFWHTWPAAMGAAVLLGLGYGIYVAVDQALITQVLPAAEDRAKDLGVINVANSAPQVLGPALAAPIVAYAGGYAGLYLASTVVTVVGGVLVWRIRSVR, from the coding sequence ATGACCGTGGACGACACCCGAACGGAACCGCAGTCCCGCGTCGGCGGCGGCTGGATCAGTGGTCTGGTGCTGGCCAACCTGGGCCTGTACATGGCTTTCCTCACTCCGATCCAGGTGCTGCTCGCCGAGCAGATCGACGATCTGACGACGTCCGGCAAAGAGGTGGCGCTCGGCTGGGCGACCGGTGTCGGGGCGTTGGTCGCGGTGGTCGCCAACCCGGTCGCCGGTGCGCTGTCGGACCGGACCGGCGGGAGGTTCGGGCGCCGTCACCCGTGGATCGTGGGCGGGGCGCTGGTGGGTGCGGTCGGTCTGGTGGTCACGGCGGCGCAGACCACCGTGGTCGGGGTGGCCCTCGGCTGGTGTCTGGCGCAGCTGGGGCTGAACGCGATGCTGGCGGGCACGAACGCGGTGGTGCCGGACCAGGTGCCGGTGCGGCAGCGGGCGGCGGTGTCCGGGTTCATCGGGATACCGCAGACACTTGGACTGGTCCTCGGCGTGCTGCTGGTGTCGGTGGTGGTGACCGGTATCGCCTCGGGGTATCTGATGCTGGCGGGTCTGGTGGTCCTGTGTGCGGTGCCGTTCGTGCTGCTGACACGCGATCCGGCGGTGCCCGGGATTCCGGGGCCGGCGGTGCGGCTGAGGGACTTCTGGGTGAGTCCGCGGCTGCATCCGGACTTCGGCTGGGCGTGGCTGACCCGGTTCCTCGTCCAGCTGGGCAATGCGATCGGCACGCTGTATCTGCTGTATTTCCTCAAGGACGCGGTGCATTACCCGGACCCGGACATGGGTGTGCTGTATCTGACGCTGCTCTACACCGGCGGTGTGGTGCTGACGGCGGTGGCGGGCGGCATCGTCTCGGACCGGCTGGGCAAGCGGAAGATGATGGTCAGCTTCTGTTCGATGGTGATGGCGGTGGGTTCGCTGCTGCTGACGTTCTGGCACACCTGGCCGGCGGCGATGGGCGCGGCGGTGCTGCTCGGGCTCGGCTACGGGATCTATGTGGCGGTCGACCAGGCGCTGATCACCCAGGTCCTGCCGGCGGCCGAGGACCGGGCCAAGGACCTGGGGGTGATCAATGTCGCCAACTCGGCTCCCCAGGTGCTCGGTCCGGCGCTGGCCGCGCCGATCGTGGCGTACGCGGGTGGCTACGCGGGGCTGTACCTGGCGTCCACCGTGGTGACGGTGGTGGGCGGGGTGCTGGTGTGGCGGATCAGGTCAGTCCGCTGA